The Leifsonia xyli genomic sequence GTCGAAAAACAGGCTGCGGATCAAGCAAATGTTGCTCGCTCGCAAGCAATCCGCGATACAACTGAAAGTGTGGATGCTCGAAACGACTCGCGGCAGGGTGTGGATGCCGCACTCCTCGCGGCGGACGTGATGATGGGCGTTGCGGCGCGCTCCGTACTTGAGGTCGAGGACATCGTCACCTCTCCCCAGCTGCGTGTGCTTGTGACAATCGCCACCAGGGGCCCGCAGAACCTCGGTGAGATCGCAGCGGAGCTCGGCGTCCACGCCTCTAATGCGACTCGCACCTGCGAGAAGCTCGTTGGCGCGGGCCTGATCGCCCGGTCAGAAGATCCCGCCGACCGACGATTCGTCCAGTTATCGCTGACGCAGCAGGGTGAGGCGCTCGTCGACCGAGTAATCAGCCACCGGCGATCCGCCCTTGCTAATGTGCTCGCGGCGATGGAGCCCAACCAACGTGCAGCTGCGACCGATGCCTTCCGAGCGTTCGCCCAGGCGGCGGGTGAAGAGCACGGCGGTGATGGCCGGTTCACCCTGGTGCGCCCCCACGAATCGACGGATAGGTAGCATCGCGTCGCCGCGACATCGCTAGGCCGCGCCGCACCGTGCACACGCGCCGGGAGTTTCCCGGCACCGTGCACACGCGCCGGGAGTTTCCCGCATCGCACCGCATTCGGGGCAGACGGATCCAAGCCAGCACGCCGCATCCCCACCCTCCGGCTCATCCACATGTGTCTGCCGGACGGCCGCCGCGCGCAGTGCGGAGCCGCGAGCGCCGAGCGGCTCGCCGATCCCGAAGTAGTGGCGGAAGCTGTACACGATCGGCTGCCACGCCAGCGGGTCGATATGATCGCCGTCGCGGACAATCCGTGGGTCGGCGTGCACCCGGAGGACCTCGGCCTCCGTGATCGCGTAATCGCCGGTCACGCCCGGCGTCACCCGCCGCACCTCTGCTTCCAGCTGCAGCAGGCACTCACTCACCCGCGGCGGGTCAACCAAGTCCGAAGGCTGAGGGGTCAATCCCGCAGCGGCGAACTTGTCAGAGCTATACGCATACCGGCTGGCCTTCGCCTCCGGCACATCGGCCCGTCCAGTCAGATCCGCGATCCGCTCGACAGCCGGCCACAGCGGCGGCGACGGAAAATTGACCGTGAGCTGCGGGCGCTCACGAACGTTGGCGAGCGTGTGCCCATCGGTCTCGAGCCCGAGCGCGAGCATCCGGCCGAGCGCCCAGTACGAGGAGGCCGGCGCGAGATTCGCGCTGCCGTCCTCGTTGCGCGAGGCGAGCAGAAGCACCGGTGTGCCGACATAGAGGATCGCCGGGTGGACCACCCGGTGCACGCCGAACCCCCCGGCCGCACCCTCCCGTGCCGCATCAGTGTCGGCCATCTCGCGCCGACCCCTCCAGTGCAGCGAAGGCGTCAGCTGCCCCCGAGCGCGACAACTTCCCAGCTGCCCCTCGAAGGACTGACCAGGTCTGCCCGTCCAAGCGACCCCGTCGACCTCCAGCACGCGTCACTGTCATCCCTTATCCTTTATCCATTGTCGGAGACTTCATTGCGCAATCGCAAACGTTGCGTAACACTTATCATATCGACGTGGTGACACGCCGCTTCCACTTGGAGGTGCGGAATGTCCGATGACACGATCCCTGTCCTCGTCCGAGGCTGGGGGCTCAAACGCCGGAGCGGGCTGTGGGGCGAGTGCCTCGCGGAGTTCCTCGGAACCTTCGTCCTCATCGCGTTCGGCGACGGTGTCGTCGCGATGACCGTCGCCGCGCTCCCAGGATCCGGCCGCACCGAAGGTCCGACAACATTCTTCCTGAGCGCCGGCGACTGGCTGCTCATCACCTGGGGCTGGGCGATGGCGGTCGTGTTCGGCATCTACGTAGCCGGCGGCGTCAGCGGCGCCCACCTCAACCCGGCAGTGACTCTGGCGTTCGCGGTGCGGCGCCGCTTCGCTTGGGCGAAAGTGCTCCCGTACATGCTCTCGCAGGTGCTTGGAGCGTTCGTCGGCGCGGCACTGGTGCTCGGGGCGTACGCCGCGGCGATCGGCGCCTTCGACACGGCAAGCAAGGGCCCGAAGGTGAACGGACACACCCTCGCATCCTTCTCGATCTTCGCCACCTTCCCAGCGCCCTACTACGACGGGAACATGTGGGGACCGCTGTTCGACCAGATCGTGGGGACGATGTTCCTCGTGCTCCTCGTGGTCGCAGCCATCGACCTGCGCAACACCGCCGTGCAATCAAACCTGGGACCGTTGATCATCGGCTTCGCGGTAGCCGCGATCGGCATGTCCTACGGCGCCAACGCGGGGTACGCGATCAACCCTGCCCGCGACCTCGGCCCGCGGCTCCTGGCCTGGATCGCAGGCTGGGGGAATCTTGCCGTTCCGGGCGACGGGCCATGGTTCAGCGGGTACATGTGGGTGCCCATCCTCGGGCCACTGATCGGTGGCGTGATCGGCGTCCTCGTCTACGACCTTTTCGTCGGCGACATCCTGCACGCCCGCCTACTGCGCGCCGGCCGACCCGCCCCCGAGGCGGCCGGACCTCCCTACCAGCCACCGGGACCAGACACCGAGGAACCCCAGGCGCGTCCCCCCGCCTGAGGCGCCGGTCGACGCTGACCGGCAGGACCCGACAGGGAGGAGCAGTCCACGACTTCTCCCTGTTCGGCGTCCCTCGGCGAACGCGCTGGTCGTCAAACCAAACAGCGACACGGCGACGTCGCAGGCGAGGCCGACGCGGCCTCCATCCTCGGCAGTGCAAGCACCCCTCTCCCGTGACGCAAGCAGATGGTCCTTGTCACGGAAATCCGTGAGGAAACTCCAAAACGGTTGCGCACGCGCAAACAAGTGGTTCAGTGGGCAGCAGACGAGGAGGAATGTGTGGACCTGAAGAACATGAGCGTCGTGGTGACCGGGGGCAACAGTGGGATCGGGGCGGCCATCGTCCGCTGTCTGGCGTCGGCGGGAGCGGCGGTCGTCATCGACTATGTGGCGCGACCAGTCGACACCGCTGACCTCGTGAAGGACATCACCGCACAGGGTGGGCGCGCCGTCGGCGTCGAAGCCGACGTGAGCACGGTCGCCGGGATCGACAAGCTGATCCAGACCGCCGTCGACGAGTTCGGCCGTCTGGACGCCTTCGTCAACAACGCCGGGATCGAGAACCGGCACGGCATCCTCGACGTCGATGAGAAGACGTTCGACGAGGTCATGGCCGTCAACCTCAAGAGCGCGGTGTTCGGCACTCAGCGGGCCGCCAAGCGCTTCATCGAGCAGGGCGGCGGAGGCGTCGTCGTCAACATCTCCTCCGTGCACGAGGACTGGCCCATGCCCGGCAACTTCACCTACTGCGTGTCGAAGGGCGGGATGCGGATGCTCACCCGGACCGCCGGCGTCGAACTCGGCCCCCACAAGATCCGGGTCGTGAACGTCGCGCCCGGCGCCGTGAACACGCCGATCAACGCCGACACCATGAAGGACGACGCGCTCCGGCAGAAACTGCAGAACAGCATCCCGCTGCGCGAGATCGCCGATCCGTCCGAGATCGGGGGCGTAGTGGCGTTCGTCGTCTCGGACGCCGCCGCGTACATGACGGCGACCACGGTCTTCGTCGACGGCGGCATCATGCAGGGAAGTGTCGGGCTGTGACGGGCAGCCGGATCGAGGACTACGCCATGATAGGCGACCTCCACACGGCCGCGATAGTCGCCGCCGACGGGTCGATCGACTGGCTGTGTCTGCCGCGGTTTGACTCCCCCGCCTGCTTCGCCGGGCTCGTGGGCACCGAGGACGCCGGACGGTGGCTGATGGCGCCCGTCGACGGCGGCCGATGCACGCGCCGACGTTACCGCGGCGACACGCTCGTCCTGGAGACGGAGTGGGAGACGGCGGACGGTCACGTCCGCGTCATCGACTTCATGCCCGTGCGCGACGAGGTGGCCGACCTGGTGCGCATCGTCGAAGGCGTGTCGGGGACGGTTCCGATGCGCACGGAGCTGGTGCTCCGGTTCGACTACGGCCAGATCGTGCCCTGGGTGACCAAGACGGAGTCCGGCGTCCGCGCGGTGGCGGGA encodes the following:
- a CDS encoding aquaporin, with the protein product MSDDTIPVLVRGWGLKRRSGLWGECLAEFLGTFVLIAFGDGVVAMTVAALPGSGRTEGPTTFFLSAGDWLLITWGWAMAVVFGIYVAGGVSGAHLNPAVTLAFAVRRRFAWAKVLPYMLSQVLGAFVGAALVLGAYAAAIGAFDTASKGPKVNGHTLASFSIFATFPAPYYDGNMWGPLFDQIVGTMFLVLLVVAAIDLRNTAVQSNLGPLIIGFAVAAIGMSYGANAGYAINPARDLGPRLLAWIAGWGNLAVPGDGPWFSGYMWVPILGPLIGGVIGVLVYDLFVGDILHARLLRAGRPAPEAAGPPYQPPGPDTEEPQARPPA
- a CDS encoding sugar dehydrogenase (Converts glucose to D-glucono-1,5 lactone), whose amino-acid sequence is MSVVVTGGNSGIGAAIVRCLASAGAAVVIDYVARPVDTADLVKDITAQGGRAVGVEADVSTVAGIDKLIQTAVDEFGRLDAFVNNAGIENRHGILDVDEKTFDEVMAVNLKSAVFGTQRAAKRFIEQGGGGVVVNISSVHEDWPMPGNFTYCVSKGGMRMLTRTAGVELGPHKIRVVNVAPGAVNTPINADTMKDDALRQKLQNSIPLREIADPSEIGGVVAFVVSDAAAYMTATTVFVDGGIMQGSVGL
- a CDS encoding MarR family transcriptional regulator, coding for MRDTTESVDARNDSRQGVDAALLAADVMMGVAARSVLEVEDIVTSPQLRVLVTIATRGPQNLGEIAAELGVHASNATRTCEKLVGAGLIARSEDPADRRFVQLSLTQQGEALVDRVISHRRSALANVLAAMEPNQRAAATDAFRAFAQAAGEEHGGDGRFTLVRPHESTDR